A window from Chryseobacterium vaccae encodes these proteins:
- the folK gene encoding 2-amino-4-hydroxy-6-hydroxymethyldihydropteridine diphosphokinase — translation MSQHKVVLLLGSNLGDSKKNIERALEKISEGGNEISQVSEFLTSEPVEFVSSNIFCNIASIIFTRLSPIQLLDFVKNIEVEMGRINDSKSSGGYSDRIIDIDIIKYNELNFRSERLEIPHKKHLFERDFSKILLKDFI, via the coding sequence ATGTCGCAACATAAGGTCGTTTTGTTACTCGGAAGTAACCTTGGAGATTCAAAAAAAAATATAGAGCGCGCTCTCGAGAAAATAAGTGAAGGAGGAAATGAAATTTCACAAGTAAGCGAGTTTTTGACATCCGAACCTGTGGAATTTGTCAGTTCCAATATTTTTTGTAATATTGCATCAATAATATTCACACGTCTTTCACCTATTCAACTGCTTGATTTTGTTAAGAATATTGAAGTTGAAATGGGGAGAATTAATGATTCAAAATCATCTGGAGGCTATAGTGATAGAATTATAGATATTGACATCATTAAATATAATGAATTGAATTTCAGATCAGAAAGATTAGAAATTCCCCACAAAAAACATCTTTTTGAAAGGGATTTTTCTAAAATATTATTGAAGGATTTTATCTAA
- a CDS encoding outer membrane beta-barrel protein, translating to MKLGLLLLATLPIAAFAQEGTTVSSSTEYPNTFSSGSANVKPFDNKSRRFNDWSVSVGGGAAFMVHSDLRSFYDKKTNWGYNAYVSVDKQITHVFGVSLIYQRGETKQKAMLDGAAGIAAGVGTATTKYNQVALMGDVNLSNLLRRVDNHSPYRWAFHGYAGLGFQGYKTSLHDNDEFRWSNTPKRVPLFIEQDFAINSLFYQFGLGLKYKVSKLIDIEARTMYIISGDDEFDGGGWADPGDYDTSKPGAKYNMISSSRSDNAWTVNLGVSFKIGKHPSHLAWHDPLQEAYYRANVLENATTDFVVCEKGDADNDGVCDDWDRQLDTPAGARVDGAGVALDMDLDGVIDLYDKCVTVPGPVENNGCPTNK from the coding sequence ATGAAATTAGGTTTATTATTATTGGCCACACTTCCTATCGCAGCTTTTGCTCAGGAAGGTACTACAGTAAGCTCGTCTACCGAGTATCCTAATACTTTTTCCTCAGGTTCCGCTAATGTAAAACCATTTGATAATAAGTCCAGACGTTTCAACGACTGGTCTGTTTCTGTTGGGGGAGGTGCCGCATTTATGGTTCATTCTGATCTCAGATCTTTTTATGACAAAAAGACAAACTGGGGTTATAATGCCTATGTAAGTGTGGATAAGCAAATCACCCATGTGTTTGGAGTAAGCCTTATTTATCAAAGAGGTGAGACCAAGCAGAAAGCCATGTTAGATGGTGCTGCAGGTATTGCAGCAGGCGTAGGTACTGCAACGACAAAGTATAATCAGGTAGCCTTAATGGGAGATGTCAACTTATCCAATTTATTAAGAAGAGTAGACAACCATTCTCCTTACAGATGGGCTTTCCATGGATATGCTGGACTTGGATTCCAGGGGTACAAAACATCCCTGCATGACAATGACGAGTTCAGATGGAGCAATACTCCAAAAAGAGTCCCTTTATTCATTGAACAGGATTTCGCTATCAATTCGTTATTCTATCAGTTCGGATTAGGACTGAAGTATAAAGTTTCCAAGCTTATTGATATTGAGGCCAGAACCATGTACATCATCAGTGGTGATGATGAATTTGACGGTGGCGGATGGGCAGATCCAGGTGATTACGACACCTCTAAGCCGGGAGCAAAGTATAACATGATCAGCAGCTCAAGATCAGATAATGCATGGACAGTGAATTTAGGAGTTTCTTTCAAAATCGGAAAACATCCTTCTCATTTGGCATGGCATGACCCACTTCAGGAAGCTTATTACAGAGCTAACGTTCTGGAAAATGCAACCACCGATTTCGTAGTATGTGAAAAAGGAGATGCTGATAATGACGGGGTTTGTGATGATTGGGACAGACAGTTAGATACTCCTGCAGGAGCAAGAGTAGATGGCGCCGGTGTAGCTCTTGATATGGATCTTGACGGCGTAATTGATCTTTACGACAAGTGTGTAACGGTTCCGGGACCTGTTGAAAATAACGGATGCCCAACTAACAAGTAA
- the rpmB gene encoding 50S ribosomal protein L28, translating into MSRICQITGKRAMVGNNVSHANNKTKRRFEINLLEKKFYLPEQDKHVTLKVSAHGLRVINKIGIEEAIERATRNGLIKKN; encoded by the coding sequence ATGTCAAGAATTTGCCAAATAACAGGAAAGCGTGCAATGGTTGGTAACAACGTTTCTCACGCTAATAACAAAACGAAGCGTCGTTTTGAAATTAACTTATTAGAGAAGAAGTTTTACCTTCCGGAGCAGGATAAGCACGTTACACTGAAAGTATCAGCTCATGGATTGAGAGTGATTAACAAGATTGGAATCGAGGAAGCTATTGAAAGAGCTACTAGAAACGGATTGATTAAAAAAAATTAA
- the lnt gene encoding apolipoprotein N-acyltransferase → MKYVLLTLISAMLLSVSWPTYGVPFFIFFALVPLLMMEHGISKFSSYKRKSWMVFGLSYLCFVIWNVVTTGWLYGSKNPDGSHSLMAVLFPVLVNSFLYSLVFQCYHWYKNAQGTYWGLGFLIAIWMSFEKFHLNWELTWPWLNLGNVFAEYPKLIQWYDTLGATGGSFWILLINVLIFYTLRTWEAGRKRKDLIRNSSIVAGLIVLPMIISLMKYKNFDEKPSGQVNVLMLQPDLDPYAEKYSKDSITIQNDLLTLAENNSKGKIDYYIAPETALPGRGSISETAFEKSVLLNNLKGFLTLHPGAVFATGISSHRFYTEKENIPKEAYQINQGLWVESYNTAVQLAPQQKIQVYHKGKLVPGVEIFPYMSVLKPLLGDAMLNLGGTVASLGTDKERMAFTNPYNKGRMAPIICYESIYGEFTTDYVKKGANFLGIMTNDSWWGVTEGHKQLLSYARLRAIETRREIARAANSGISAHIDARGEVTADTFYGDQTTLFAKVNLYDTMTFYTRAGDLLSRFSIFALGFLLFYFLIEKFRNRTKK, encoded by the coding sequence ATGAAATACGTTCTACTTACGCTCATTTCAGCGATGCTCCTGTCCGTTTCGTGGCCAACTTACGGTGTTCCGTTTTTTATATTTTTTGCCCTTGTTCCGCTCCTGATGATGGAACACGGAATTTCCAAATTCTCCTCTTACAAAAGAAAAAGCTGGATGGTCTTCGGACTTTCTTACTTATGTTTTGTGATCTGGAATGTGGTAACAACAGGATGGCTGTACGGATCAAAGAACCCGGATGGAAGCCACTCACTGATGGCTGTTCTGTTTCCTGTTCTTGTCAACTCTTTTTTATATTCACTGGTATTTCAGTGCTATCACTGGTACAAAAATGCTCAGGGAACGTATTGGGGATTAGGATTCCTGATCGCGATCTGGATGAGCTTTGAAAAATTCCACCTGAACTGGGAGCTTACCTGGCCATGGCTGAACTTAGGAAACGTATTTGCTGAATACCCGAAACTGATCCAATGGTATGACACGTTGGGTGCCACCGGAGGAAGTTTCTGGATCCTGCTGATTAATGTACTGATCTTCTATACTCTAAGAACCTGGGAAGCCGGAAGAAAGAGAAAAGATCTTATCCGAAATTCTTCTATTGTAGCGGGACTGATCGTTCTCCCAATGATCATCTCCCTGATGAAATACAAAAACTTTGATGAAAAACCTTCAGGACAAGTGAATGTGCTAATGCTGCAACCTGATCTTGATCCTTACGCTGAAAAATATTCAAAAGACAGCATTACCATCCAGAATGATCTGCTGACCTTAGCTGAAAATAATTCAAAAGGAAAAATCGATTATTATATTGCTCCGGAAACAGCTCTTCCTGGAAGAGGATCCATTTCTGAGACCGCTTTTGAAAAGAGCGTGCTTTTAAATAACCTTAAAGGATTTTTAACTTTACATCCGGGAGCGGTTTTTGCCACCGGAATTTCATCGCACCGTTTTTATACTGAAAAAGAAAACATTCCGAAAGAAGCCTACCAGATCAATCAGGGCTTATGGGTGGAAAGTTATAACACAGCAGTACAGCTTGCTCCGCAGCAGAAAATCCAGGTGTATCACAAAGGGAAATTGGTTCCGGGAGTTGAAATTTTCCCTTATATGAGTGTTTTGAAGCCACTTTTAGGTGATGCGATGCTTAATCTCGGCGGAACTGTTGCCTCTCTCGGTACAGATAAAGAAAGAATGGCCTTTACCAACCCTTACAACAAAGGAAGAATGGCGCCGATCATCTGCTACGAAAGTATCTATGGTGAATTTACAACCGATTACGTAAAAAAAGGAGCCAATTTCTTAGGCATCATGACCAACGACTCATGGTGGGGCGTTACCGAAGGACACAAACAGCTTCTATCTTATGCCAGGCTGAGAGCTATTGAAACCAGAAGAGAGATTGCCCGTGCGGCTAATAGTGGTATTTCTGCCCACATCGATGCGAGAGGAGAAGTTACAGCTGATACTTTTTATGGAGATCAGACTACATTATTTGCCAAAGTCAATCTGTATGATACCATGACGTTCTATACCAGAGCTGGAGATCTGCTTTCAAGATTCTCCATCTTTGCTTTAGGATTTTTATTATTCTATTTTCTGATTGAAAAATTTAGAAACAGAACGAAGAAATAA
- the ftsY gene encoding signal recognition particle-docking protein FtsY: MSWFKNIFKKEEKETLDKGLEKSSQGFFEKMTKAVVGKSKVDDEVLDDLEEVLIASDVGASTTIKIIERIEERVARDKYVGVNELDTILREEISGLLLENPHAGTGNIDTSKKPYVIMVVGVNGVGKTTTIGKLAHQFKSEGKKVVLGAADTFRAAAVDQLTIWSERVGVPIVKQNMGSDPASVAFDTVQSAVAQDADVVIIDTAGRLHNKINLMNELSKIKRVMQKVIPDAPHEILLVLDGSTGQNAFEQAKQFTAATEVNALAVTKLDGTAKGGVVIGISDQFQIPVKYIGVGEKMQDLQLFNGTEFVDSFFKKR; encoded by the coding sequence ATGAGTTGGTTTAAAAATATATTCAAGAAAGAAGAAAAAGAAACCCTAGACAAAGGATTGGAAAAATCCAGCCAGGGCTTCTTTGAAAAAATGACGAAGGCCGTAGTCGGTAAAAGCAAAGTAGATGATGAAGTACTGGATGACCTGGAAGAGGTACTGATTGCATCCGATGTAGGCGCCTCAACCACTATTAAGATTATCGAGCGAATTGAAGAGCGTGTAGCCCGCGATAAGTACGTTGGGGTAAACGAACTGGATACCATCCTTCGTGAGGAGATCTCAGGACTTCTGCTTGAAAATCCTCATGCCGGAACCGGAAATATTGACACCTCAAAAAAACCTTACGTTATCATGGTTGTAGGGGTAAACGGTGTAGGAAAAACAACAACCATCGGTAAGCTTGCCCATCAGTTCAAATCTGAAGGAAAGAAAGTAGTTCTTGGAGCTGCAGATACCTTCAGAGCCGCGGCTGTAGACCAGCTAACCATCTGGAGCGAAAGAGTGGGAGTTCCTATCGTTAAACAGAATATGGGATCAGATCCGGCTTCTGTAGCTTTCGACACAGTACAGAGTGCTGTTGCCCAGGATGCAGATGTTGTCATTATTGATACAGCGGGAAGACTTCATAATAAAATCAACCTGATGAATGAGCTTTCCAAGATCAAAAGAGTGATGCAAAAGGTAATCCCTGACGCTCCTCACGAGATCCTACTGGTTCTTGACGGTTCTACCGGACAGAATGCTTTTGAGCAGGCCAAACAGTTTACAGCAGCCACAGAAGTAAATGCCTTAGCCGTTACCAAATTGGATGGTACAGCAAAAGGCGGCGTTGTGATTGGAATATCAGATCAGTTCCAGATCCCGGTAAAATATATTGGTGTAGGCGAAAAAATGCAGGACCTGCAACTTTTCAATGGTACGGAATTTGTTGACTCATTTTTCAAGAAAAGATGA
- the rpmG gene encoding 50S ribosomal protein L33: MAKKGNRVQVILECTEHKESGMPGMSRYISTKNKKNTTERLELKKYNPVLKRSTLHKEIK, translated from the coding sequence ATGGCAAAAAAAGGAAATAGAGTTCAAGTAATCCTTGAATGTACAGAGCACAAAGAGAGCGGTATGCCAGGAATGTCTAGATACATTTCTACAAAAAATAAAAAGAACACAACAGAGAGATTGGAATTGAAAAAATACAATCCTGTTCTTAAGAGATCTACCCTTCATAAAGAAATCAAGTAA
- a CDS encoding VanZ family protein, with translation MLKKLYKIVIVPYTLILLYLMFLGMGRFQYEDNQIRIEPVFSTLWFIRDNIVWTNTVMIVLGNVIMFIPFGFLGWIFPKLMNLKPLLYTFISSIVIVEAMQYFTRMGIFEVDDIILNTFGVFLGWQFRRFLERKFIRLVL, from the coding sequence ATGTTAAAGAAATTATATAAAATTGTAATTGTTCCTTACACCCTTATATTGCTGTATCTAATGTTCCTGGGAATGGGCAGGTTTCAGTATGAGGATAACCAGATCCGGATAGAACCTGTTTTTTCTACATTGTGGTTTATCCGGGATAATATTGTATGGACGAATACCGTGATGATTGTTTTAGGAAATGTGATTATGTTTATTCCTTTTGGCTTTCTGGGCTGGATTTTTCCGAAACTGATGAATCTGAAACCTCTGTTGTATACCTTTATCTCCTCTATTGTGATTGTAGAAGCAATGCAGTATTTTACCCGAATGGGAATCTTTGAGGTAGATGATATTATTCTGAATACTTTCGGTGTTTTTCTCGGATGGCAGTTTCGCCGTTTTTTAGAACGGAAGTTTATCCGTTTAGTTCTTTAG
- a CDS encoding RidA family protein: MKKILVLVFTAVSLFSFSQKTTVQTEYKSSSKVFSIKGVSQAVSVDCGNSRMVLLSGQVPLDAEGSLVGNNIEKQTEQVFKNIENILKEYGGSGKDIIKLGIFIKDISKISDFRKVRDLYINTQNPPVSSLIEVSRLFRDDILIEVEATAVVKNK; encoded by the coding sequence ATGAAAAAGATTCTTGTTCTGGTATTCACAGCAGTTTCTCTATTTTCATTCAGCCAGAAAACAACGGTTCAAACAGAATATAAAAGTTCGTCAAAAGTTTTCAGCATAAAAGGAGTATCGCAGGCAGTAAGTGTAGACTGTGGAAATTCAAGAATGGTTCTTTTATCCGGCCAGGTTCCACTGGATGCAGAAGGCAGTCTTGTGGGAAATAATATAGAAAAACAGACAGAGCAGGTTTTCAAAAATATAGAGAATATCCTGAAAGAGTATGGAGGTAGTGGGAAAGACATCATAAAATTAGGAATCTTCATTAAAGATATATCCAAAATATCAGACTTCAGAAAGGTTCGAGATTTATATATCAATACCCAAAATCCTCCGGTAAGCAGTCTTATAGAAGTAAGCCGCCTTTTCAGAGATGATATACTGATAGAAGTAGAAGCCACAGCTGTTGTTAAAAACAAATAA
- the sppA gene encoding signal peptide peptidase SppA, which translates to MRSFFKNVLANIVAIVLLCAVFFVFFIMMLVFSSMGSEKSVVVKKNSVLTINLKTAIIDSPTEENVSLFNISDKNKNILLYDVLEAINKAKTDDNIKGISIEADYLNAGITQLDDIRNAIEDFKKSGKFVYAYGNAVSQSSYYLGSVADQYYLNPSGMIELKGLATEVTFFKDFAEKYGIGIEVIRHGKFKSAVEPFLRNDISPENKEQLSTLLNDIWKNTSTKIAVSRKIDTTQFRMVVDSLYGMIPELGLKYKLADKLIQKTEYDEMIKSKLSLKEKEKLNKISVANYISSYADEDKSGEKVAVLYASGAINNGDGYNEIFSEKYVKYIKDLQNDDKVKAVVFRINSPGGSANASDEILFELQQLKKKKPLVVSFGDYAASGGYYIAMAADKIYSEPNTLTGSIGVFGVIPYYKDIANKNGIRSDIVATNANSQYYSALNGVSPYGVSLITRSVEGTYKRFVHFVTQNRKQTFEQIDSVGGGRVWSGTRAKQIGLVDDLGTLNDAVKFAAQKAGLKSSYHVTSYPKKMSPFEQIFKDLNEDEISARVIKNKIGKANYEILQQITDKKLQSEVKMEMPYQIKIN; encoded by the coding sequence ATGAGAAGTTTCTTTAAAAATGTCTTGGCAAATATAGTGGCAATTGTCCTATTATGTGCTGTGTTTTTTGTCTTTTTCATCATGATGCTTGTGTTTAGCTCGATGGGTAGTGAAAAATCGGTAGTGGTAAAGAAGAACTCTGTTCTTACGATTAACCTGAAGACTGCTATTATTGATAGCCCAACTGAGGAAAATGTGAGTTTATTTAATATCAGTGACAAAAACAAAAACATTCTTCTGTATGATGTGCTGGAAGCGATAAACAAGGCAAAGACTGATGATAACATTAAAGGTATAAGTATTGAGGCAGATTATCTGAATGCAGGAATTACCCAGCTTGATGATATCCGAAATGCTATTGAAGATTTTAAAAAGAGCGGAAAATTTGTATATGCTTATGGAAATGCTGTTTCACAATCTTCTTATTATTTAGGATCAGTTGCGGACCAATACTACCTTAATCCATCAGGGATGATTGAATTAAAAGGGCTTGCTACTGAAGTGACGTTCTTTAAGGATTTCGCTGAAAAATACGGTATAGGAATTGAAGTGATCCGTCATGGGAAATTCAAGTCTGCGGTAGAACCTTTCCTGAGAAATGATATTTCTCCGGAGAATAAAGAACAGCTGAGTACACTTTTGAATGATATCTGGAAAAATACTTCCACTAAAATTGCTGTTTCAAGAAAAATTGATACTACCCAGTTCAGAATGGTTGTTGACAGTTTATATGGAATGATCCCGGAATTAGGATTGAAATATAAGCTTGCTGATAAACTGATCCAGAAAACAGAATATGATGAAATGATCAAATCTAAGCTGAGCCTGAAAGAAAAAGAAAAGCTGAACAAGATTTCAGTAGCGAATTATATCAGCTCTTACGCAGATGAAGATAAATCCGGGGAAAAAGTGGCTGTACTGTATGCTTCAGGAGCGATCAATAACGGAGATGGATATAACGAAATTTTCTCTGAGAAATACGTTAAATACATCAAAGATCTTCAGAATGATGATAAAGTGAAGGCCGTTGTTTTCAGAATCAATTCGCCCGGAGGAAGTGCAAATGCTTCAGATGAGATCCTGTTTGAACTTCAGCAGCTGAAAAAGAAAAAACCTTTAGTGGTTTCTTTCGGGGACTATGCGGCTTCAGGAGGATATTATATTGCGATGGCTGCAGATAAGATCTATTCTGAGCCGAATACACTTACAGGATCTATCGGCGTTTTCGGAGTGATTCCTTATTATAAGGATATTGCCAATAAAAACGGAATCCGTTCAGATATTGTTGCTACCAATGCCAATTCACAGTATTATTCGGCATTGAACGGAGTTTCTCCGTATGGAGTAAGCCTGATCACCAGAAGTGTGGAAGGAACTTATAAAAGATTTGTTCACTTTGTTACGCAAAACAGAAAACAGACTTTCGAGCAGATCGACAGTGTAGGAGGGGGTAGAGTATGGAGTGGAACCCGTGCTAAACAGATTGGGCTTGTAGATGATTTGGGAACATTAAATGATGCCGTGAAATTTGCAGCACAGAAAGCAGGCTTGAAATCCTCCTATCATGTAACCTCTTATCCTAAAAAGATGTCTCCGTTTGAGCAGATCTTCAAAGACCTGAATGAAGATGAGATTTCTGCAAGAGTCATTAAAAATAAAATTGGAAAGGCCAATTATGAAATTCTTCAGCAGATCACTGATAAAAAATTACAGTCTGAGGTAAAAATGGAAATGCCTTACCAGATTAAAATCAACTAA
- the proC gene encoding pyrroline-5-carboxylate reductase gives MKIAILGAGNMGLSFSKSFLKYELIKPENLHLITRSQSKIQKIAEEFPKSQISTFDETLELDADLVIIAVKPQDFQYTTENIRFSLKENQMVLSIMAGITIEKIQNLLNHKLVVRAMPNSPTLLGMGITGYTAAEGISFSQLINIERLLNSTGRSVYLENEDLLNGVTALSGSGPAYFYYIIDAMIKAGVEMGIDENLSKLFVKQTMLGAYHLINNSEKSLEELIKDVASKGGTTEAALKTFEENSFKEILKNGILNAEKRSKELNG, from the coding sequence ATGAAAATAGCAATTCTGGGCGCCGGAAACATGGGGCTTTCCTTTTCGAAATCGTTTTTGAAATATGAGCTTATCAAACCTGAAAATCTTCACCTGATTACAAGAAGCCAGTCTAAAATTCAAAAAATAGCTGAAGAATTTCCAAAATCACAAATCTCCACCTTTGACGAAACTTTGGAGCTGGATGCCGACCTTGTTATTATCGCCGTAAAACCTCAGGATTTTCAATATACCACTGAAAACATCAGGTTTTCATTAAAGGAGAATCAGATGGTTCTTTCCATTATGGCCGGAATTACCATTGAAAAAATTCAAAACCTGCTGAATCACAAGCTAGTCGTAAGAGCTATGCCCAACTCTCCTACCCTTCTGGGCATGGGAATTACAGGATATACTGCTGCGGAAGGTATTTCTTTCAGCCAGCTTATCAATATTGAAAGACTGTTGAACAGCACCGGAAGATCTGTCTATCTGGAAAACGAAGACCTATTGAACGGGGTTACTGCCCTTTCCGGAAGCGGCCCTGCCTATTTTTATTATATCATTGATGCTATGATCAAAGCCGGTGTGGAAATGGGCATTGATGAAAACCTTTCCAAACTTTTCGTGAAACAAACCATGCTTGGAGCCTATCATCTGATCAACAATTCAGAAAAAAGCCTGGAGGAACTGATTAAAGATGTCGCATCCAAAGGTGGAACTACTGAAGCTGCCCTCAAAACATTTGAAGAAAACAGCTTTAAAGAGATCTTAAAAAACGGAATTTTAAATGCTGAGAAACGCTCTAAAGAACTAAACGGATAA
- a CDS encoding T9SS type A sorting domain-containing protein, which translates to MKKICILLSLLPVGIMAQNYAEIQTGMKNFYYGSADVADMNNDGKPDVVINGAIDVDGDGQADVSYNEIYKNNGTSLLPYANVGSNGTHLGDIKFIDFDNDGLLDIISTGLSYMDVVNYKHYRFKNTGNGLVKETEFPGKIYGSMEVFDFDHDGKQDYAINGTQYVEGTGFINDLDYYRNTGNGFEPTKGWMEGTQNGSFKMVDLNNDHLLDLVILGTNTGSAPLFKVYLNEGGTLELKQDFTALSSGKLDFADFNADGYQDIVVSGTDQNDAPYFAVLMNDGTGHLTEQLINTPEIADASISVGDLNNDGFYDFIISGNDEDTNAVVKTFLFNPSNQEFIENIPTGLHYLGGAGFVNLLDFDNDHRLDVLLAGFDWADSGYPSLTKIFRNTSTEVNQKPTPPANLNLTKNGNRFHFSWNGATDDKTPVSALRYEIKVGSAPGTADIAKYMVTTPSWFLDLDSSVQNVYWSVRSIDASKAYSDSSVQGTLATHEVKTGNQISVYPNPASDKVFIKGEKVSEAGMYSMDGKKLNVALEQDQTITVSHLPKGTYILQLKIKNEIIIQKLIIK; encoded by the coding sequence ATGAAGAAGATTTGTATTCTTTTATCGTTGCTTCCGGTAGGGATTATGGCGCAGAATTATGCTGAAATTCAGACAGGTATGAAGAACTTTTACTATGGATCAGCAGATGTGGCAGATATGAACAATGATGGTAAGCCTGATGTTGTGATCAATGGAGCTATAGATGTAGATGGCGACGGGCAGGCTGATGTTTCTTATAATGAAATTTATAAGAACAACGGAACATCATTATTGCCTTATGCAAATGTTGGAAGTAACGGAACGCATCTTGGAGATATTAAGTTTATTGATTTTGATAATGACGGGTTGCTGGATATTATTTCTACCGGTTTGAGTTATATGGATGTAGTCAATTACAAGCATTACAGATTTAAAAATACAGGAAACGGATTAGTAAAAGAAACTGAATTTCCCGGAAAGATTTATGGTTCTATGGAAGTATTTGATTTTGATCATGACGGAAAACAGGACTATGCGATCAACGGAACACAATATGTTGAAGGAACAGGATTTATCAACGATCTTGATTATTACCGGAATACGGGAAATGGCTTTGAACCGACAAAAGGCTGGATGGAAGGAACGCAGAATGGCAGCTTTAAAATGGTAGATCTTAACAATGATCATCTTCTGGATCTTGTTATTTTAGGAACAAATACAGGAAGTGCTCCATTGTTTAAAGTCTATTTAAATGAAGGAGGAACCCTGGAACTTAAACAGGATTTTACCGCTCTATCCAGCGGAAAACTTGATTTTGCTGACTTCAATGCAGATGGCTATCAGGATATTGTGGTTTCCGGAACCGATCAGAATGATGCTCCTTATTTTGCCGTTCTGATGAATGACGGAACCGGCCACCTTACTGAGCAGTTGATCAATACTCCAGAAATTGCAGATGCATCCATAAGTGTTGGAGATCTGAATAATGATGGCTTCTATGATTTTATTATTTCAGGAAATGACGAAGATACCAATGCTGTGGTAAAAACTTTTTTATTCAATCCTTCCAATCAGGAATTTATTGAAAATATACCTACAGGTTTGCACTATTTAGGCGGTGCTGGTTTTGTAAATTTACTTGATTTTGACAATGACCACCGTCTGGATGTTTTATTGGCCGGATTTGATTGGGCAGATTCAGGCTATCCTTCACTTACCAAAATTTTCAGAAACACTTCCACGGAAGTGAACCAGAAACCCACACCTCCTGCAAACCTTAATCTTACAAAAAATGGCAACCGCTTCCATTTTTCATGGAATGGCGCCACGGATGATAAAACCCCTGTGAGTGCATTGCGCTATGAAATTAAGGTAGGTTCTGCACCGGGAACCGCAGATATTGCCAAATATATGGTAACAACACCTTCATGGTTTCTGGATCTTGATTCTTCTGTTCAGAATGTTTACTGGAGTGTAAGATCCATTGACGCTTCCAAAGCTTATTCTGATTCTTCGGTTCAGGGAACACTGGCAACACATGAAGTGAAAACCGGAAATCAGATCTCTGTTTATCCTAATCCGGCATCAGATAAGGTATTTATCAAAGGTGAAAAAGTTTCGGAGGCTGGAATGTATTCAATGGATGGGAAAAAACTGAATGTTGCTTTGGAGCAGGACCAGACCATTACTGTTTCGCATCTTCCAAAAGGAACTTATATTTTACAATTAAAAATTAAAAACGAAATAATCATTCAAAAACTTATTATTAAGTAA
- a CDS encoding DUF4295 family protein: MAKKVVATLQTGSKKMTKVVKMVKSSKSGAYVFEEKVMNADEVDGYLKK; this comes from the coding sequence ATGGCAAAGAAAGTAGTAGCAACCCTACAAACTGGGTCTAAAAAAATGACTAAAGTGGTGAAAATGGTTAAGTCTTCTAAATCAGGAGCTTACGTTTTCGAAGAAAAAGTAATGAATGCTGATGAAGTAGATGGTTATTTGAAAAAATAA
- a CDS encoding GlsB/YeaQ/YmgE family stress response membrane protein gives MGILTWILFGLIAGAIAKMIMPGTQGGGWLITIILGILGAFIGGAIGVYVLHWGDVTSFWNPRSWILSIGGALIILWIYGMATKKS, from the coding sequence ATGGGAATTTTAACATGGATCTTATTCGGTCTTATTGCAGGAGCAATCGCTAAAATGATTATGCCTGGCACACAGGGAGGCGGATGGCTTATTACTATTATTTTAGGAATTCTGGGAGCATTCATTGGCGGTGCGATAGGAGTTTATGTTCTGCACTGGGGAGACGTTACTTCCTTCTGGAATCCACGCAGCTGGATCCTTTCCATCGGGGGTGCTTTAATCATTCTCTGGATTTACGGAATGGCCACTAAGAAAAGCTAA